Proteins from a genomic interval of Crassostrea angulata isolate pt1a10 chromosome 7, ASM2561291v2, whole genome shotgun sequence:
- the LOC128192578 gene encoding minichromosome maintenance domain-containing protein 2-like isoform X1 — protein MEDSLSLFEDAVHYLDISGNLKIIKETAWKFKKLAMEMLVYRFDITVNVIDLMELSVSLGHLLLYHPIKANALFQQVICTAVSELNLLSPHISGNQISVRTKLTSLPRSRATEVKTYSQLSSMGPGYICCTGVIIGKSETSKYTQSTRYICPNQSCEGNAGNHFIRIHVPGAREFETIRKDFKCKFCGQILEEVVSCRHLSDKMIADIIPEYYLKSHHQLRFKQQTITLVVRDELTVTLRIGQKYTFIGIVRRDSYSDKMITAIEVNSALEDFILENASIPRSIDNYLKYKREYSFSKVLAYFFGGQISAPGTFMKLKLSCLLSLAAILSNKQIQPIHILAVGRDTEILHRLFQYAMQFTQRSVGYSSGNHLASKVVPDRYNSSNYFIEGGSLLIASEGVCYMGNITKFKKQTLERLQSALSSGKVLIDVDSKFTKGQAVSIEQTLSTTVWANAEKLYTKKPKEDLLFTGDCSVPKNLFESFSIVQITDGEEFSHNEEVDFHISYQSLKMSMEDEGSSFNIPVSFDDFEQYFKHIQKIDVRISPEAEKLLNRYYLATRKARNLSDGSVISSSTLSTLIALAQSHARLCLRNVVEEEDALEVIQLHEESLTIMFGPSILSVPSMPHIPGNLLEEYLDNQKNKSALQRFKARLQQFYGLHPGHEE, from the exons ATGGAAGATTCACTCAGTCTTTTTGAAGATGCTGTGCACTATTTGGATATCAGTGGAAACttgaaaattatcaaagaaaCAGCTTGGAAATTCAAAAAATTAGCAATG GAGATGTTGGTGTACAGATTTGACATTACTGTCAATGTTATAGATCTAATGGAATTGAGTG TTTCCCTTGGACATCTTCTTCTGTACCATCCCATCAAAGCTAATGCATTGTTCCAGCAG GTCATTTGTACAGCAGTATCAGAGCTCAATCTATTATCCCCCCACATTTCAGGAAATCAGATTTCTGTCAGAACAAAGCTGACATCACTGCCAAGATCTAGAG CAACAGAAGTTAAAACCTACAGTCAGTTGAGCTCCATGGGTCCTGGCTACATCTGCTGCACAGGTGTGATCATAGGAAAGTCCGAGACATCCAAATACAC TCAAAGTACCAGATACATTTGCCCAAACCAGTCTTGTGAAGGAAATGCAGGAAACCATTTCATCAGAATACATGTTCCAGGGGCTCGGGAATTTGAGACTATCAG AAAAGATTTCAAATGCAAATTTTGTGGACAGATACTGGAAGAGGTTGTATCATGCAGGCATCTTTCTG ATAAAATGATAGCAGATATAATTCCAGAATATTATCTGAAGAGTCACCACCAGTTGCGGTTCAAACAGCAGACAATTACATTGGTGGTGAGAG ATGAATTGACAGTTACTCTGAGAATAGGACAGAAGTACACATTTATTGGAATAGTTAGAAGAGATTCCTACTCAGACAAGATGATCACTGCCATTGAG GTTAACAGTGCTCTTGAG GATTTCATTTTAGAAAATGCAAGCATACCAAGGAGCATAGACAATTATCTCAAAT ATAAAAGAGAGTACAGCTTTAGCAAAGTTCTTGCTTACTTTTTTGGAG GTCAGATATCTGCCCCTGGAACTTTCATGAAGCTGAAGTTGTCATGTTTACTAAGTTTGGCAGCAATATTATCAAACAAGCAG ATCCAACCTATTCACATCTTGGCAGTGGGAAGGGACACTGAAATTTTGCATAGACTGTTCCAGTATGCGATGCAGTTTACCCAAAGAAGTGTGGGATATTCCTCTGGTAACCACCTAGCATCCAAAGTTGTTCCAGATAGATATAATTCTTCCAATTATTTCATTGAAG GGGGTTCACTATTGATAGCAAGTGAAGGAGTCTGTTACATGGGAAACATCACCAAATTCAAAAAGCAAACCTTGGAGAGGCTTCAATCTg CTTTGTCCAGTGGAAAGGTATTGATTGATGTTGACAGCAAGTTTACCAAAGGTCAAGCAGTATCTATTGAGCAAACTCTTAGTACAACTGTCTGGGCCAATGCTGAAAAGTTGTACACTAAGAAACCTAAAGAGGACCTTCTCTTTACTGGGGACTGCTCAGTTCCAAAAAATCTCTTTGa atCCTTCAGCATTGTTCAGATCACTGATGGGGAGGAATTCTCACATAATGAAGAAGTGGATTTTCACATTTCCTACCAGTCACTGAAAATGTCAATGGAAGACGAGGGAAGCAGTTTCAATATTCCTGTGTCCTTTGATGATTTTGAGCAG TATTTTAAGCATATACAGAAAATTGATGTGAGGATAAGTCCAGAGGCTGAAAAACTCCTGAACAGATATTATCTTGCAACAAGAAAAGCTAGAAACTTGTCTGATGGCAGTGTTATATCATCTAGCACATTATCAACATT AATAGCCCTTGCTCAAAGTCATGCCCGTCTTTGTCTGCGGAATGTGGTAGAAGAAGAGGATGCACTAGAAGTCATCCAGCTGCATGAAGAGTCCCTGACAATTATGTTTG GTCCCTCCATACTGAGTGTTCCTTCTATGCCACACATTCCAGGAAATCTTCTAGAAGAGTATCTAGATAATCAG AAAAACAAGTCTGCCTTACAAAGGTTTAAAGCCAGGCTTCAGCAATTTTATGGACTGCATCCAGGACATGAGGAATGA
- the LOC128191553 gene encoding cyclic nucleotide-binding domain-containing protein 2-like yields MSDPPETDLDYYSRPENYTGSNLQSLQKFTYAKQKQDKAQNDLNKKAKKKKSGFDLFARYKHILKGYVSDEEEEEDEEEDDKGAEDDKEDSSKKSKFEKIKEECEETDKSVEEKRDTKKTDQSVQQVEELKPESLVSESRRRSTDTTSPFPFGPESTPSPRGSITSTSPVPPKPRGQPDASGGRSSVSLRFTKQQQIAKELQAKALREKFRKAIFWVKIALKFSSSASGSDPSEGMKTFMDISSEVESSSMKNSGLSFDPNYFKANKEINLSSEVKGILSLPSEQRTPEQVQTAMFGLQIMRSFAEYPLHMQEKLAKVAYFEVVPPKRIIIRQGHFAENFYFIVSGQAVVTLLLRDPKTGASFVKTATIMRRGMSFGELALLHHSRRTATVTSQGEVQLLTVGRADFFDIFMSGAGPDEIPEHIKFISTCDFMKDWPLEQLLEHPEHCLLHFFKRNVVIVRDSTSSEWLYVVKSGYCQVLKQLKGVTPKIGWKAKPNQSNVDLPTLDTPLPGPKVDTWRRKRRKVKSAGEKRDNEENEEPVTVPQAIPGPSTKKFSKAEYSRNPVTQKAHLSPLKMSKNETKKKYEVPERCRPPKPKEAPKDPTPSKPPPVFVQVGGLNPKEVFGLETIQFEDSVENPKTVVTLVSRGAECIMLNKEFFAKNANEKVKKLIRHQVRPYPDEDTFQNNLQIKEDWELYKRNLIVDLTSH; encoded by the exons ATGAGTGATCCGCCGGAAACTGATTTGGATTACTACTCCAGACCGGAGAACTATACTGGCAGCAACCTTCAGTCTCTTCAGAAGTTTACGTATGCCAAACAGAAACAAGACAAAGCTCAGAATGATTTGAACAAGAAGGCAAAAAAGAAGAAGAGTGGCTTTGATCTCTTCGCCcgatacaaacatattttgaaaggATACGTCTCAGACGAAGAGGAGGAGGAAGATGAAGAGGAAGACGATAAAGGAGCGGAAGATGATAAGGAAGACTCTTCCAAAAAATCCAAATTTGAGAAGATAAAAGAGGAATGTGAGGAAACAGACAAAAGTGTAGAGGAGAAAAGGGACACGAAAAAGACTGATCAAAGTGTTCAGCAAGTCGAAGAGTTAAAACCGGAATCCCTAGTGTCGGAGTCGAGAAGGAGGTCAACGGACACCACGAGTCCGTTTCCATTCGGACCAGAGTCCACCCCTTCTCCTCGTGGTAGCATCACTAGTACGTCCCCTGTTCCACCTAAACCTAGGGGACAGCCAGATGCATCTGGGGGAAGGTCATCGGTGTCCCTTCGTTTTACCAAACAGCAGCAGATAGCCAAAGAGTTGCAGGCAAAGGCA CTACGAGAAAAATTTAGAAAGGCCATTTTTTGGGTGAAAATTGCTCTAAAATTTTCCAGTTCCGCCTCTggaag TGACCCCAGTGAAGGTATGAAGACCTTTATGGATATTTCCAGTGAGGTGGAATCATCCAGCATGAAAAACTCCGGGCTTTCATTTGACCCCAACTACTTCAAAGCGAACAAAGAG atTAATCTTAGTTCGGAGGTTAAAGGAATCCTTAGTCTGCCCTCGGAACAGCGGACACCTGAACAAGTGCAAACG GCTATGTTTGGATTACAGATCATGCGTTCCTTTGCCGAATACCCGCTTCATATGCAAGAAAAATTAGCTAAAGTGGCATATTTTGAAGT TGTGCCACCCAAACGAATCATTATTAGACAAGGCCATTTTGCAgaaaatttctattttattgtCTCTGGCCAAG CCGTTGTTACCCTTCTATTGAGAGACCCAAAGACAGGGGCATCCTTCGTCAAAACCGCCACCATCATGAGGCGAGGAATGAGTTTTGGG GAGCTGGCGCTACTTCACCACTCTCGCCGTACCGCCACTGTCACAAGTCAGGGTGAGGTCCAGCTACTGACCGTGGGGAGGGCTGATTTCTTCGACATATTCATGAGTGGGGCCGGACCTGACGAGATCCCGGAACACATCAAGTTCATCAG caCTTGCGATTTTATGAAAGATTGGCCTCTAGAGCAATTATTAGAACATCCAGAGCACTGCCTTCTGCATTTCTTTAA AAGAAATGTGGTTATAGTTAGGGATAGCACTAGTTCGGAATGGCTGTATGTTGTCAAATCG GGATATTGCCAAGTACTGAAACAGCTTAAAGGCGTGACACCCAAAATAGGCTGGAAGGCAAAGCCAAATCAGAGCAATGTGGACCTACCGACGCTGGACACCCCTCTACCAG gtCCAAAAGTCGATACTTGGAGAAGGAAAAGGCGAAAAGTCAAGTCTGCTGGTGAAAAACGG GATAATGAAGAGAACGAGGAACCGGTGACGGTACCACAGGCTATTCCGGGACCTTCTACTAAAAAGTTTTCCAAAGCAGAATACTCACGAAATCCTGTCACTCAAAAGGCTCATCTG TCtcctttaaaaatgtcaaaaaatgagacaaaaaagaaatatgaggTCCCAGAAAGATGCAGACCTCCCAAACCAAAGGAGGCCCCTAAAGACCCCACCCCCAGTAAACCTCCCCCAGTCTTTGTCCAAGTCGGCGGTCTCAACCCAAAGGAAGTGTTT GGACTAGAGACAATACAGTTTGAAGACTCTGTGGAGAACCCAAAGACTGTGGTCACTCTG GTTTCTAGAGGAGCAGAATGCATAATGCTGAACAAGGAGTTCTTTGCCAAAAACGCCAATGAAAAGGTTAAGAAATTAATACGTCATCAGGTGCGGCCGTACCCAGATGAAGATACTTTCCAAAACAACTTACAAATTAAAGAGGACTGGGAGTTATACAAACGGAACCTCATTGTTGACTTAACTAGTCACTAA
- the LOC128157154 gene encoding pleiotropic regulator 1-like encodes MTEEVQKHSVHTLVFRSLKRTHDMFLSEQGITPERDTKSDELKRKIKLTDEYGLVKDLPKEGQKKSHGSVIEPYKDGMWQENGSSIQGTHPYPSGPGVQLSDGTMMQTDPSQTGQMEMVAYDKNRNKDVPAGASMHDIRAHHDKSDPSKALVSIGNQQALVPKKAMTMPKPIWHPPWKLYRVISGHLGWVRCIDVEPGNQWFVTGAADRVIKIWDLASGTLKLSLTGHVSTVRGVKVSQRQPYLFSCGEDKMVRCWDLEYNKTIRHYHGHLSAVYSMDLHPTIDVLLTCGRDGSARVWDIRTKACVHTLVGHNNTVAEVRCQAAEPQVITGSHDCTIRLWDLAMGRSRVTLTNHKRSVRALSLHPKLYTFASASPDNIKQWKFPNGDFVQNLSGHNAIVNALASNADGVLVSGADNGSMFFWDWKTGYNFQRVQAAAQPGSIDSESGIFSMTFDRSGSRLLATEADKTIKIYKEDESATEETHPINWRPDIVKKKRY; translated from the exons ATGACAGAG GAAGTTCAGAAGCATTCTGTCCACACACTGGTGTTCAGATCCCTGAAGAGAACACATGACATGTTCTTATCAGAACAGGGTATAACACCAGAAAGGGATACCAAAAG TGAtgaattaaaaaggaaaataaaactaACAGATGAGTATGGACTTGTGAAGGACTTGCCGAAGGAAGGACAGAAAAAGAGTCATGGCAGTGTCATAGAGCCATATAAAGATGGCATGTGGCAAG AAAATGGCTCATCCATTCAAGGCACACACCCGTATCCTTCTGGACCAG GTGTTCAGTTAAGTGATGGCACAATGATGCAGACTGATCCCAGTCAGACTGGTCAGATGGAAATGGTTGCCTATGACAAAAACAG AAACAAGGATGTTCCAGCAGGTGCAAGTATGCATGATATAAGAGCCCATCATGATAAGTCTGACCCATCAAAG GCATTAGTTTCGATAGGAAATCAACAAGCTTTGGTTCCAAAGAAGGCAATGACAATGCCCAAACCCATCTGGCATCCACCTTGGAAACTCTATAGG GTTATAAGTGGTCATCTTGGCTGGGTTCGGTGCATTGATGTTGAGCCAGGAAACCAGTGGTTTGTGACTGGGGCTGCTGATCGAGTTATTAAG ATCTGGGATCTGGCTAGTGGAACTCTAAAATTGTCCTTGACTGGACATGTCAGCACTGTGAGAGGGGTCAAGGTCAGTCAAAGACAGCCATATCTGTTCTCCTGTGGAGAAGACAAAATGGTTCGATGCTGGGATTTGGAGTATAACAAA ACCATCAGGCACTATCACGGTCACCTGAGTGCTGTGTACTCCATGGATCTCCACCCCACGATAGACGTGTTGCTGACCTGTGGGAGGGACGGGTCAGCCAGGGTGTGGGACATCAGGACCAAGGCCTGTGTCCATACACTGGTCGGCCACAATAACACGGTGGCTGAGGTCAGGTGTCAGGCAGCAGAGCCCCAG GTAATCACAGGTAGCCATGACTGCACCATCAGATTGTGGGACCTTGCCATGGGAAGGTCAAGGGTCACACTCACCAACCACAAGCGAAGTGTGCGGGCACTCTCACTCCATCCAAAGCT GTACACATTTGCTTCCGCCTCACCTGACAACATCAAGCAATGGAAATTCCCCAATGGAGACTTCGTACAAAATCTCTCTGGTCACAACGCCATCGTGAATGCTCTAGCCAGTAATGCAGATGGTGTCCTTGTTTCTGGAG CTGACAATGGATCCATGTTTTTCTGGGATTGGAAAACTGGATACAACTTCCAGAGAGTCCAGGCAGCTGCTCAGCCTGGATCCATTGATTCAGAGTCTGGAATCTTCTCTATGACCTTTGACCGGAGTGGCAGCCGTCTCCTGGCAACGGAAGCTGACAAGACCATCAAGATTTACAAGGAAGATGAATCTGCA ACGGAAGAAACACATCCCATTAATTGGCGACCAGATATTGTGAAGAAAAAGAGGTACTGA
- the LOC128156797 gene encoding uncharacterized protein LOC128156797: MAEGGIPLEEERLPTLQDFLNNERLRTLYQDPEVQMIFTEIENNPSTIHQHHNKSKVQEVLKLIQAEFDRYQPNMAPDNQHTRSDSNNGYINDDDDLQDIIQQIQQQENQAAGNS; encoded by the exons ATGGCAg AAGGTGGGATTCCATTAGAAGAGGAACGTTTGCCAACTTTACAAGATTTCTTGAACAACGAACGCCTCAGGACCCTCTACCAA GACCCAGAGGTTCAGATGATTTTCACAGAAATCGAGAACAACCCGTCCACCATTCACCAGCATCACAATAAAAGCAAAGTCCAAGAAGTTCTCAAGCTGATTCAGGCCGAGTTTGATCGCTATCAGCCAAACATG GCTCCAGATAACCAACACACAAGAAGTGATTCAAACAATGGTTATATCAATGATGATGACGATTTACAGGATATTATTCAACAAATACAACAACAAGAAAACCAGGCTGCAGGAAATTCCTAG
- the LOC128156391 gene encoding uncharacterized protein LOC128156391 — protein sequence MLRQSLTVSCITIWAFTVAHSTTLSSLEISTAALTNDVTSISSQQTTKDGAFTDEVPGTDSATVASNSVTTSQTGVVSSSENHVGDALEATTQTSNSDDEAEAEEERNPSPLPGYSFPLVSEISELDYIYGPIVIGLSFLSTIIIVLAFMRKSMRSPTTIILTGIVVSDTLKSLLRYGNYLYMYFTYGTGTIDIVLPYCIFLFYSQIGENVCYSVAQALWACLAIQRVLVIKFPFKSREILTTKASLLTVSICILLAFLYRLPELYFSGKLTSYRDFLILSGYKPSDFYYYYYYYYYEEGSNETVGYETYVYSTIAGDEDLCMTYQDPAFTKAYEVYHPICSLVPFFVYLISSIYIIYSVVARNDSTDIHESKGRMQKIEMMTRSILIILLVQCIKKTIGLFNLIITFITKMEIYDVWGKMDLDAMRVLYKFREIVSAAASLINFWIIVGACEQFRKEIFSMFTGYSKLKRHSFKSSVKKLGESSTSSSSTKGSTVTAKDKII from the coding sequence ATGcttcgtcaaagtttaacagTTTCCTGTATCACAATTTGGGCGTTTACTGTGGCACATTCAACAACACTGTCCTCGCTTGAAATTTCTACTGCTGCACTCACAAATGACGTCACATCAATATCTAGTCAGCAGACGACAAAAGACGGAGCATTTACTGATGAGGTACCAGGTACAGATTCGGCAACAGTGGCGTCAAACTCGGTAACCACTTCTCAGACTGGAGTGGTTTCTTCGTCAGAAAACCACGTCGGTGATGCTTTGGAGGCAACGACTCAAACATCGAATTCTGACGACGAAGCTGAAGCTGAAGAAGAAAGGAATCCCTCCCCACTGCCCGGGTACTCGTTCCCTCTGGTTTCAGAAATCAGTGAGCTGGACTACATCTATGGGCCTATAGTCATTGGTTTGTCCTTTTTGTCTACCATTATAATCGTGTTGGCCTTCATGAGGAAGTCTATGAGGTCCCCCACCACTATCATCCTAACTGGAATCGTGGTCTCGGACACTCTGAAGTCGCTTCTACGCTACGGTAAttatctgtacatgtacttcaccTACGGGACAGGAACGATTGATATTGTCCTTCCATATTGCATTTTCTTGTTCTACAGCCAAATTGGAGAAAACGTCTGCTACTCTGTAGCACAGGCGCTCTGGGCTTGTCTTGCTATTCAAAGGGTTCTGGTCATCAAGTTTCCATTCAAGAGCAGGGAGATTCTGACCACTAAAGCATCTCTTTTGACAGTATCCATCTGCATTCTTCTCGCTTTTCTCTACCGACTTCCTGAACTCTATTTTTCGGGTAAACTCACTTCTTACCGAGACTTCCTAATCTTATCAGGCTACAAGCCATCTGACTTTTACTATTATTACTACTATTACTACTACGAAGAAGGCTCCAACGAAACAGTCGGCTATGAGACGTATGTCTACTCAACCATTGCCGGAGATGAAGATCTTTGCATGACTTACCAGGATCCAGCTTTCACCAAAGCCTACGAGGTGTATCATCCAATTTGCTCTTTGGTCCCTTTTTTCGTGTATCTAATATCCAGCATCTACATCATATATTCTGTAGTCGCCCGCAACGACTCAACCGATATCCACGAAAGTAAAGGACGGATGCAGAAGATTGAAATGATGACACGCTCTATTTTGATCATCCTACTAGTTCAATGCATCAAGAAAACAATCGGTTTGTTTAATCTTATCATAACTTTCATAACAAAAATGGAGATTTACGACGTTTGGGGTAAAATGGATCTTGATGCTATGAGGGTGCTCTACAAATTTCGCGAAATTGTGTCGGCTGCAGCTTCTCTCATCAATTTCTGGATCATTGTCGGAGCCTGCGAGCAGTTCCGCAAGGAAATCTTTAGCATGTTCACTGGCTATTCCAAATTAAAGAGGCATTCCTTCAAGAGCAGCGTTAAGAAACTGGGCGAGAGCAGTACTAGCAGCTCATCAACCAAGGGGTCGACCGTTACAGCCAAGGATAAAATTATCTGA
- the LOC128192578 gene encoding minichromosome maintenance domain-containing protein 2-like isoform X2 translates to MEDSLSLFEDAVHYLDISGNLKIIKETAWKFKKLAMEMLVYRFDITVNVIDLMELSVSLGHLLLYHPIKANALFQQVICTAVSELNLLSPHISGNQISVRTKLTSLPRSRATEVKTYSQLSSMGPGYICCTGVIIGKSETSKYTQSTRYICPNQSCEGNAGNHFIRIHVPGAREFETIRKDFKCKFCGQILEEVVSCRHLSDKMIADIIPEYYLKSHHQLRFKQQTITLVVRDELTVTLRIGQKYTFIGIVRRDSYSDKMITAIEVNSALEISAPGTFMKLKLSCLLSLAAILSNKQIQPIHILAVGRDTEILHRLFQYAMQFTQRSVGYSSGNHLASKVVPDRYNSSNYFIEGGSLLIASEGVCYMGNITKFKKQTLERLQSALSSGKVLIDVDSKFTKGQAVSIEQTLSTTVWANAEKLYTKKPKEDLLFTGDCSVPKNLFESFSIVQITDGEEFSHNEEVDFHISYQSLKMSMEDEGSSFNIPVSFDDFEQYFKHIQKIDVRISPEAEKLLNRYYLATRKARNLSDGSVISSSTLSTLIALAQSHARLCLRNVVEEEDALEVIQLHEESLTIMFGPSILSVPSMPHIPGNLLEEYLDNQKNKSALQRFKARLQQFYGLHPGHEE, encoded by the exons ATGGAAGATTCACTCAGTCTTTTTGAAGATGCTGTGCACTATTTGGATATCAGTGGAAACttgaaaattatcaaagaaaCAGCTTGGAAATTCAAAAAATTAGCAATG GAGATGTTGGTGTACAGATTTGACATTACTGTCAATGTTATAGATCTAATGGAATTGAGTG TTTCCCTTGGACATCTTCTTCTGTACCATCCCATCAAAGCTAATGCATTGTTCCAGCAG GTCATTTGTACAGCAGTATCAGAGCTCAATCTATTATCCCCCCACATTTCAGGAAATCAGATTTCTGTCAGAACAAAGCTGACATCACTGCCAAGATCTAGAG CAACAGAAGTTAAAACCTACAGTCAGTTGAGCTCCATGGGTCCTGGCTACATCTGCTGCACAGGTGTGATCATAGGAAAGTCCGAGACATCCAAATACAC TCAAAGTACCAGATACATTTGCCCAAACCAGTCTTGTGAAGGAAATGCAGGAAACCATTTCATCAGAATACATGTTCCAGGGGCTCGGGAATTTGAGACTATCAG AAAAGATTTCAAATGCAAATTTTGTGGACAGATACTGGAAGAGGTTGTATCATGCAGGCATCTTTCTG ATAAAATGATAGCAGATATAATTCCAGAATATTATCTGAAGAGTCACCACCAGTTGCGGTTCAAACAGCAGACAATTACATTGGTGGTGAGAG ATGAATTGACAGTTACTCTGAGAATAGGACAGAAGTACACATTTATTGGAATAGTTAGAAGAGATTCCTACTCAGACAAGATGATCACTGCCATTGAG GTTAACAGTGCTCTTGAG ATATCTGCCCCTGGAACTTTCATGAAGCTGAAGTTGTCATGTTTACTAAGTTTGGCAGCAATATTATCAAACAAGCAG ATCCAACCTATTCACATCTTGGCAGTGGGAAGGGACACTGAAATTTTGCATAGACTGTTCCAGTATGCGATGCAGTTTACCCAAAGAAGTGTGGGATATTCCTCTGGTAACCACCTAGCATCCAAAGTTGTTCCAGATAGATATAATTCTTCCAATTATTTCATTGAAG GGGGTTCACTATTGATAGCAAGTGAAGGAGTCTGTTACATGGGAAACATCACCAAATTCAAAAAGCAAACCTTGGAGAGGCTTCAATCTg CTTTGTCCAGTGGAAAGGTATTGATTGATGTTGACAGCAAGTTTACCAAAGGTCAAGCAGTATCTATTGAGCAAACTCTTAGTACAACTGTCTGGGCCAATGCTGAAAAGTTGTACACTAAGAAACCTAAAGAGGACCTTCTCTTTACTGGGGACTGCTCAGTTCCAAAAAATCTCTTTGa atCCTTCAGCATTGTTCAGATCACTGATGGGGAGGAATTCTCACATAATGAAGAAGTGGATTTTCACATTTCCTACCAGTCACTGAAAATGTCAATGGAAGACGAGGGAAGCAGTTTCAATATTCCTGTGTCCTTTGATGATTTTGAGCAG TATTTTAAGCATATACAGAAAATTGATGTGAGGATAAGTCCAGAGGCTGAAAAACTCCTGAACAGATATTATCTTGCAACAAGAAAAGCTAGAAACTTGTCTGATGGCAGTGTTATATCATCTAGCACATTATCAACATT AATAGCCCTTGCTCAAAGTCATGCCCGTCTTTGTCTGCGGAATGTGGTAGAAGAAGAGGATGCACTAGAAGTCATCCAGCTGCATGAAGAGTCCCTGACAATTATGTTTG GTCCCTCCATACTGAGTGTTCCTTCTATGCCACACATTCCAGGAAATCTTCTAGAAGAGTATCTAGATAATCAG AAAAACAAGTCTGCCTTACAAAGGTTTAAAGCCAGGCTTCAGCAATTTTATGGACTGCATCCAGGACATGAGGAATGA